The uncultured Paludibaculum sp. sequence ACGTGCGGTCTGCACCGAATCTCAGGATCCGAAGCGGACCATCCTCGGGCCGGCGCAAACCAAGTGGCTGTTGGAGGGGCTCGACCAGTCGAAGGCCCACTGGAATGTGCTTGCCAATCAGGTGATCTTCGCGCCCGCCGATTTCAAGGTTGGTCCGGAAATCGGCTTCTCCATGGACAAGTGGAGCGGCTACGAGGCATCGCGCAACACCGTGATGGAGTTCATGGCAAAGCGCAAACCGAACAACCCGGTTGTGATCACTGGCGACGTGCACTCCAACTGGGCGTTTGATCTGCGGAAGGACTGGCGCGATCCGAAGTCAGAACCGCTGGGCGTGGAGTTCGTGGGCACCTCCATCACCTCCTCCGGAGACGGCATGGATGCGCGTCCGGACACTCCGCGGCAGTTGGCCGAAAATCCGAATCTCCACTTCTTCAACGCGCAGAGGGGCTACGTGACCTGCACGCTCACAGAGAAGGAGTGGCGAACTGACTACCGGGTGATGCCGTTCGTCACCAGGCCGGGTGCGCCCATCGCGACGCGGGCCGCGTTCGTAGTGGCAAACGGCCGGCCAGTTCTGGATAAGGCCTAGCCCTGTAGCGCGCCGGCCCGAACCGGCTCGGTCGACCGGTCGCCGAAAATGTTACTTGTCGTGCTACGTTTATAGCACTATGCTACAAACATAGCAGGCAAGGAGCACCCGCAATGCCGGCGCCCGCCAACGAAAAACTTACACGCAGAGAGCGCGAGATCATGGATGTCCTGTTCGCCCTGGGCGACAAAGCCTCGGCGGAGGACATCCGCGAACGCCTCACGGACCCACCCAGTTACTCCGCCGTCCGGGCGATGCTCGTCAAGCTCGAGGCAAAGGACGTGGTCCGCCACCATGAGGAAGGGCTGAGATATATCTACACGCCGACGAAGTCCAGAAAATCGGCGCAGCGAAGCGCCCTGCAAAAGCTGATCCACGTCTTCTTCAGTGGATCGCCCAGCCAGACCGCGGTGGCTCTGCTGAAACAGGAGACCTGGACAGACGAGGAACTGGACGCCCTCGGCGCGGAGATCGAACAAGTGCGAAGAAACAGGAGCAAGTCATGATCGCAACACTCTCGGAGCTCATGCTGTCGCTCAGCAACTCGCCTGGCCTCGCCATAGCCGGCAAGGCAACTCTGATCCTGTCGGCCGGCTTGGCCGGTTCGGCCCTCGCTTGGCGCAGCCGGGCCTCCGTGCGCCATCTGATCCTGGCATCGACATTCGGCTCGCTGCTGGCACTCCCGTTCGTCGTGGCTCTGGCGCCGCCGGTGGTGGTGCGCGTTGCATCGTTGCCAGCGCACCCAACCCGCATCAATGCTGGAGATACATCAGCTTCCGATGTGCCCTTGAGTCCATCGGCGTCCGTCCGCCAATTGCCCGTGTCTGGCCCCATCCCCTCGTGGGTGGCCCCGTCGTTGGGCACGGTACTGGAAGCTACCTGGCTGACAGGCGCGGCCGTTTTGCTGGCTCTGCTCGCCTTGGAGAACTGGCGGCTGCGCCGCTTGCGCCGCAGTGGTTTGCCCGCGCCCTCCTTGGACGCCCACCTGAAATCCCAAAACGGGAGACCGCTCCTGCCGTCTCGTGTCGACCTGCTGCTGCACGAGAAGGTCCCCGCGCCGCTCACATGTGGCACCTTGCGTCCCGCCATCTTTCTACCTGCCGACGCCCGCACCTGGAAAGAGGCGGATCTGCGCCGGGCGCTGATCCATGAACTGGAACATGTGCGCCGCTTCGATTGGGCCACCCAGCTACTGGCTCGAACGGCCTGCGCTCTCCTGTGGTTTCACCCACTGGCCTGGATGGCCTGGCGCCGCCTATCGCTGGAGGCGGAACGCGCCTGCGACGACGCGGTGGTCCTACACGAAGAGGGTGTGGACTACGCCGAGCAGTTGGTTACGCTTGCTCGACAATACGCCCATGGCGCCGCGGCGCCCGCTCTCGGCATGGCCTACCGCAGCGATCTGTCCGCCCGAGTCCGTGCAATTCTGGATGATCGTCAAAGCCGGGGGCGTGCCGGCCTCAGCGCGGCGGTCACCGCTCTGGCGCTGTCGTTTGTCCTGCTTGTGTCGATTGCACCCCTGCGGGCCGTAGCTCAGGTCGCGGCCGACGACCGGGAAGACGGTGTCACTTCCGCCGACCGGGCGCTCTTCGAAGCCGCGGAACGCGGCGACGTCGGTGAGGTGGAGCGGTTGATCGCAGGGGGCGCGAACGTGAACGCGCGGCTGGAGGGAGACGGAAGTCCGCTGATCGCGGCGGCCAGGAATGGGCACGACTCCGCCGTTGAGGCGCTCTTGAACCGTGGGGCCGACGCGAACCTGGGCGTCCAGGGCGATGGCAGCCCCCTGATAGTGGCTGCCCGCCGGGGCCATCTCTCTACGGTGCAACTGCTGTTGGACCGCGGTGCTGATGTCCGTAAGCCAGTCCCGGGTGACGGCAATCCACTGATCATGGCAGCCCGCGGCGGCCATGTGAACATTGTGGAGTACCTACTCACGCGCGGTGCCGACATCGAACAGGTGGTGCCCGGGGATGAGAACGCCCTTATCGAAGCCTGCGCCAGCGGCCATCTGCCGGTGGTTGAGTTCCTGGTCCGCAAGGGCGCGAACGTCAACGCGCGGGTGCTCGCGGAGAGGAATCTCCAGGGCCAGGAGGAATGGAGGACGCCGCTGGGCATGGCTCTGCGGAATGGTCATAAGCAGGTGGTCGCCTATCTCCAATCGGTGGGCGCCCACGAGTAGCCGGGTCATCTGACCATTGGCCACTGATCCAGATTGGATTGGACAACCCGGGCCGGACGGGAAAGAATAATGAGGCATGCAGATCCTGTCCTCCTCTGCGCGGCCTACGTCCGGCCATGGCCCATCATCTCTTGCGGGTGTCGTTACCGCGGCGGCACTGCTCGTATTGGTCGCTAGCGCGGCGTTGGCACAGAGTGAAGCCAAGCCCGCCACGACCAGGGAAGACCCCAGGCAGCAGGGACGAGAGACAGTGACCGCGGGCGGCGAGCAACTCTCTGACAAGCAGGTCTCGGCTCTACCTCTGAACAAGCGGGACTTCAGCCAACTGTTGCTGCTCGCTGCAGGTACGCAGACCGATACCAACGGCGCGGCGAACTTCACCCAACAGTTCACCATCAACGGCCAGCGCGGCAGCGCCACGGTCTTCGCCATGGACGGCATCGACACAACAGACCCGGAGATGGGCGGCGCGACGTTCTCCAACTTCAACGTCGACGCGATCCAGGAGATCAAGTCGAGCGCCGGAGTGCTGCCGGCCGAGATCGGTCATGGCGCGGCGGGCTACACCGAGGTCATCTCCAAGTCCGGCACCAACGACCTGCACGGCAGCATATTCGAATTCCTTCGTAACGCCTCTCTCGATGCCCGCAACTTCTTCGACCGCCGCTCCGTCGCCCAACCCGGCCGCATCCCGCCCTTCGTCCGGAACGAATTCGGCTTCACCAACGGCGGACCGGTCGTGATTCCCGGACTCTATAACGGCCGCAACCGGACCTTTTACTTCGGCCAGTACCAAGGCTTCCGGCAAGTGTTGGGCACGACACAGATGCTGCCGGTCCCCACAGTGGACGAGCGCAACGGACTCAACACCACGGCCTTCCCGGGCGACACTCTGTACGTCCCGGTTGACCGGCAGATCGCCAAAGTCCTCGAGCGCTATCCACTGCCGAACGATCCGCAAGGACCCTACGCCGCCCGCACCTACGCCACCTCGTCGAAAGTGCGCACCGTCACCGACCAGTTCTCCATTCGGCTCGATCACAAGCTCTCGGGCAAGGCGCAGCTCTTCGGCCGCTTCAACCTGAACGACGTCGACGGCCCGGAAACGAACCCGGGCCAACTCGCCATCGATCCCTCCTTCGGCATCCGTTTCTTTGATCACCAGAGGAACGCGGGTATCTCCTACATCCGGACGCACTCGCCGAATCTTGTTCTCGAAACCTACTTGGGCTACGTGCGTTCCACGCCGAACTTCCCCACGTCGAACAGCGCCCAGCCCGCGCTCTCCTTCGGCGACGGCCTGTACGAGGGCTTCAACTCAGCCGCGGGCTCCACAATCGGCGCATACGGCAATCTCTTTCAGCTACGACAGAACGTCGCCTGGACTCGTGGGAAGCACGCCTGGAAAGCCGGCGGCGAGGTTCGTGTCAACCGCGACACCACGGTCTACGGCGTGTCGCCCAATGGGACCTACATGTTCGGCGGTGGCACCGCCTACGCCCCGGTCGCCATTCGATCAAAGAGCGGTTCGCACGACATCGCGCCCGGCGACCCGCTGCCCGACTCGCTCACCGGCTTCCTCACGGCCACACCTTTCTCCTACACCGTCACCGCGGCGCCGGCGCTCTTCGGCCAGGGTCAGCGCATGGGTGTGGCCGCCATCCACCGGCAGGCCTACAACTTTTTCCTGCAGGACCGCTGGACGATCTCTTCCCGATTCGCCCTGAGCTACGGCCTCCGATACGAAGTGAACTCCACCGTTACCGAAGGCAAGAAGCAGGTCACCGGCTTTATCACCGAGAACGCGGCAGGTGTGCGGATCCACTCTATGAACCTTGGCGCCAGAGGGCGGTTGATCGTTCGCCCGGAGCCCTACTATCCGCTCGACTGGACCGGTTGGGGCCCGCGCCTGGCCATCGACTGGAACCTTGCTTCCAGGACCGTCTTTCGTGCTGGCGGCTCCGTCACCTCGCAGCTCATGAATCTCTGGCAGCTGAACATGGTCACGGCCAACCTGCCCATCGTAGTCACGCCATACGCCACCGCTGAGCCAGGGCGGCCGCTACCCTTCCAGAATGCCGTCACTCGCGTCGCCGTGCCCGACGCGTACTCTGTCTCGGGACAGAAGATCTTCTCCACCGGCCGTTCTACCGATGTCACACCCAACACGGAGATGGACGTCCTGCGGTTTGAACGCGACCTGGCCGCGCTGAGCCCGGATGGCCAGGTGCGCGCGCTCAGCGTGCAGGCCATGTCGCCCGACTTCCGCAACGGCTACATCGGCACCTGGACCGCCGGCTTGGAACGGAAGATCGGCGATATCGCCGCCAGTCTGGGCTATGTCGCCACCACAGGCATCCGTCTGGGGTGTATCGAAAGCCCCAACGGCTATCCCGGCGCCACGTCAGGTTTCGCGCCCTTCACCCAGTTCGATTCGCAAGGACGTGCGCAGGGCGGTTTCGGCCCGGTCTGGGCCGTCAGCAGCCACTCCCACTCCACCTATCATTCCCTACAGGCCGCCGCCTCCAAGACCTCGCTCCGCGCCGGACTCGGCTTCCAGGCCAGCTACACCTACAGCAAGTCCATTGACGACACCAGCGCGGTGCTGGGCGGCTTCCTCGGTGGCGCCTCCGGCACGCAGCTACAGACCTCCCCGCAGAATCCGCGCGATCGCGCCGCCG is a genomic window containing:
- a CDS encoding BlaI/MecI/CopY family transcriptional regulator is translated as MPAPANEKLTRREREIMDVLFALGDKASAEDIRERLTDPPSYSAVRAMLVKLEAKDVVRHHEEGLRYIYTPTKSRKSAQRSALQKLIHVFFSGSPSQTAVALLKQETWTDEELDALGAEIEQVRRNRSKS
- a CDS encoding ankyrin repeat domain-containing protein, with the protein product MIATLSELMLSLSNSPGLAIAGKATLILSAGLAGSALAWRSRASVRHLILASTFGSLLALPFVVALAPPVVVRVASLPAHPTRINAGDTSASDVPLSPSASVRQLPVSGPIPSWVAPSLGTVLEATWLTGAAVLLALLALENWRLRRLRRSGLPAPSLDAHLKSQNGRPLLPSRVDLLLHEKVPAPLTCGTLRPAIFLPADARTWKEADLRRALIHELEHVRRFDWATQLLARTACALLWFHPLAWMAWRRLSLEAERACDDAVVLHEEGVDYAEQLVTLARQYAHGAAAPALGMAYRSDLSARVRAILDDRQSRGRAGLSAAVTALALSFVLLVSIAPLRAVAQVAADDREDGVTSADRALFEAAERGDVGEVERLIAGGANVNARLEGDGSPLIAAARNGHDSAVEALLNRGADANLGVQGDGSPLIVAARRGHLSTVQLLLDRGADVRKPVPGDGNPLIMAARGGHVNIVEYLLTRGADIEQVVPGDENALIEACASGHLPVVEFLVRKGANVNARVLAERNLQGQEEWRTPLGMALRNGHKQVVAYLQSVGAHE
- a CDS encoding TonB-dependent receptor plug domain-containing protein codes for the protein MQILSSSARPTSGHGPSSLAGVVTAAALLVLVASAALAQSEAKPATTREDPRQQGRETVTAGGEQLSDKQVSALPLNKRDFSQLLLLAAGTQTDTNGAANFTQQFTINGQRGSATVFAMDGIDTTDPEMGGATFSNFNVDAIQEIKSSAGVLPAEIGHGAAGYTEVISKSGTNDLHGSIFEFLRNASLDARNFFDRRSVAQPGRIPPFVRNEFGFTNGGPVVIPGLYNGRNRTFYFGQYQGFRQVLGTTQMLPVPTVDERNGLNTTAFPGDTLYVPVDRQIAKVLERYPLPNDPQGPYAARTYATSSKVRTVTDQFSIRLDHKLSGKAQLFGRFNLNDVDGPETNPGQLAIDPSFGIRFFDHQRNAGISYIRTHSPNLVLETYLGYVRSTPNFPTSNSAQPALSFGDGLYEGFNSAAGSTIGAYGNLFQLRQNVAWTRGKHAWKAGGEVRVNRDTTVYGVSPNGTYMFGGGTAYAPVAIRSKSGSHDIAPGDPLPDSLTGFLTATPFSYTVTAAPALFGQGQRMGVAAIHRQAYNFFLQDRWTISSRFALSYGLRYEVNSTVTEGKKQVTGFITENAAGVRIHSMNLGARGRLIVRPEPYYPLDWTGWGPRLAIDWNLASRTVFRAGGSVTSQLMNLWQLNMVTANLPIVVTPYATAEPGRPLPFQNAVTRVAVPDAYSVSGQKIFSTGRSTDVTPNTEMDVLRFERDLAALSPDGQVRALSVQAMSPDFRNGYIGTWTAGLERKIGDIAASLGYVATTGIRLGCIESPNGYPGATSGFAPFTQFDSQGRAQGGFGPVWAVSSHSHSTYHSLQAAASKTSLRAGLGFQASYTYSKSIDDTSAVLGGFLGGASGTQLQTSPQNPRDRAAEKGPSTFDIAHAFTLSAIQELPLPRLLPALPRRATSGWQFLGMTSHMSGAPFSVYSGIQQTGVGSNNADRPDAVDTPLLSTNRPVKEDYFGLGEKNSSYFSIPINVPGGSGPNQGRFGTLGRNTFRGPAFHNFDFSLIKNTPIGPRGNAERVALQFRFEVFNAFNITNFGLPSNLVLGPGFGVISRTAGSSRQIQVSMKIVY